One Microcoleus sp. bin38.metabat.b11b12b14.051 DNA segment encodes these proteins:
- a CDS encoding WecB/TagA/CpsF family glycosyltransferase → MSVTASVSLKRSSMIDKGKKNVLGILVNAVNYEAAVGKIIDAASAGKPMSVSALAVHGVMTGVLDRTHRYRINHIDLVLPDGQPVRWALNLLYNTELPDRVCGPNAMLQICERAAEEGLSIYLYGSKASVLEALSRNLCQRFPKLIIAGTQPSKFRHVSPEEKQEIAQEIRNSGAAITFVGLGCPRQEVWAYEYRDELSMPLIAVGAAYDFHSGNLAKSPEFLCKIGLEWLFRLIKEPRRLWQRYVLLNPLYIWLFLLQALKIKNFDPKDATPPAEEVLYG, encoded by the coding sequence ATGAGCGTAACTGCGAGCGTGAGTTTAAAGAGGTCTTCCATGATTGATAAAGGGAAAAAGAATGTACTGGGCATATTAGTAAATGCCGTTAATTATGAAGCCGCTGTCGGCAAAATTATTGATGCCGCCAGCGCCGGAAAACCAATGTCAGTTTCGGCTCTAGCAGTTCACGGGGTAATGACTGGGGTGCTTGACAGGACTCACCGCTATCGGATCAATCACATTGACTTAGTATTGCCAGACGGACAGCCTGTCAGGTGGGCATTAAATTTGCTCTACAATACGGAATTGCCCGATCGAGTTTGCGGCCCAAATGCGATGCTACAAATCTGCGAACGCGCCGCCGAAGAAGGATTATCGATCTATTTGTACGGCTCTAAAGCTTCTGTACTGGAAGCTTTATCTCGCAATCTCTGCCAGCGTTTTCCCAAGTTAATTATTGCGGGAACTCAGCCTTCTAAATTTAGGCACGTTTCGCCCGAAGAAAAACAGGAAATTGCTCAAGAAATTCGCAACAGCGGTGCAGCAATTACTTTTGTGGGTTTGGGGTGTCCGCGACAAGAAGTTTGGGCTTACGAATACCGGGACGAGCTATCAATGCCGCTGATTGCTGTAGGTGCAGCTTACGATTTTCATTCGGGAAATTTGGCAAAATCTCCTGAGTTTTTATGTAAAATAGGTTTGGAATGGCTGTTTCGGTTAATTAAGGAACCCCGACGCCTCTGGCAGCGGTATGTGTTGTTAAATCCGCTTTATATCTGGCTGTTTTTGCTGCAAGCTTTGAAAATTAAAAATTTCGACCCGAAAGACGCCACGCCGCCTGCTGAAGAAGTGTTGTATGGTTGA